One window of the Salvelinus fontinalis isolate EN_2023a chromosome 2, ASM2944872v1, whole genome shotgun sequence genome contains the following:
- the LOC129825259 gene encoding zinc phosphodiesterase ELAC protein 2-like, translating to MFSMTKVSLHCKSIAWLFVRHTSTGRLQSFACSEHRFPRTIFPFLRTMSTNTTDNQHLGSKKPRTPKETLRHVKSREQRKRGVDVHGPATVYAQVVGAGSRDNGASLYVFSEFNRYLFNCGEGTQRLMQEHKLKAARLDNIFLTRMSWENVGGLSGMILTLKDTGVPEVVLSGPPQLEKYVNAIRVFSGPLEEIKLAVRPYTEKQYTDDTMTVSQIPIFAQIREDGPKCSPNSGRSSPSSSPQRRELWRPEDSEDTSTDSRKERATSPGGKARATRDPSLVVAFVCKLHPKKGNFLVAQAKNLGLPVGTAAIGPLIAALKDGKSVTYEGREIHPEEVCTPTDPGPAFIVVECPSEEFVQPICIHQQLSRYQRGGTEDPAALVVHMSPESVLKTDEYKQWMERFPSTTEHLILNEQVCTVHNVRSHKIQTQLNLIHPEIFPELQHYKTGETQAALHVPNVRAECLLKFQLRPKIEWQRDAIPTCDTEEFVKEAAEAPNFLQEVEECKRFRATDAAVLSGRAEKYPEVVFLGTGSALPMKIRNVSGNLVNISATQSVLLDCGEGTFGQLCRHYGDRVDETLAKISTVFISHMHADHHTGLLSLLFQRERALATLGKAFSPIYLIAPVQMMTWLNQYHDHCEEILSHVNIVPSKVMCEGAEVSTFKTKAFIQALLKKSDLAKFQTCPVRHCKNAFACSITHQSGWQLVFSGDTMPCDALAHMGKNATLLIHEATLEDGLEDEAVEKRHSTTSQAIGIGMKMNAEFIMLNHFSQRYAKIPLFSEDFNDRVGISFDHMRIRFGDFRILPRLIPPLKALFAEEIGEMEERRGRRELKQMKGVIAESNEEQRTPNEGETGKGAKREPEEPTQDVGSKRLKTN from the exons ATGTTTAGTATGACTAAAGTGTCTCTACACTGTAAATCTATTGCATGGCTATTTGTGAGACACACATCTACGGGTCGCCTACAAAGCTTCGCATGCAGTGAACATCGTTTTCCCCGAACTATTTTCCCGTTTCTGCGGACAATGTCTACGAACACAACAGACAACCAACATCTGGGATCAAAGAAACCCAGAACACCCAAAGAAACATTGCGACATGTGAAGTCTAGAGAACAGAGGAAACGTGGAGTGGATGTGCATGGACCAGCCACTGTCTACGCGCAGGTCGTCGGGGCAGGGAGCCGAGATAATGGCGCATCACTTTATGTCTTCTCTGAGTTCAATAG GTACCTATTCAACTGTGGTGAGGGAACACAGAGGCTGATGCAAGAGCACAA GTTGAAAGCTGCTCGCTTGGACAATATTTTCCTCACTAGAATGAGCTGGGAGAATGTTGGTGGTCTATCAG GGATGATATTAACACTGAAAGACACTGGTGTCCCTGAGGTTGTTCTCTCTGGACCACCACAACTG GAGAAATATGTGAATGCCATCAGAGTATTTTCTGGACCACTGGAAGAAATCAAGCTAGCTGTTCGACCATACACTGAGAAACAATACACAGATGACACGATGACAGTTAGTCAAATACCAATATTTG CCCAGATCAGAGAGGATGGGCCAAAGTGCTCCCCTAACTCAGGGAGGAGCAGCCCCTCCAGTAGTCCCCAGAGGAGGGAGCTGTGGAGGCCGGAAGACTCTGAGGACACCAGCACAGAcagcaggaaggagagagcaaCCAGCCCAG GTGGAAAAGCAAGAGCAACAAGGGATCCGTCTTTAGTTGTGGCATTCGTTTGTAAG CTTCATCCTAAGAAGGGGAACTTCTTGGTTGCTCAAGCAAAAAACCTTGGATTACCAGT AGGCACTGCAGCTATTGGTCCTCTCATTGCAGCTCTGAAGGATGGGAAAAGTGTTACCTACGAAGGAAGAGAG ATCCATCCTGAGGAGGTGTGCACTCCCACTGATccaggaccagccttcattgTTGTGGAGTGTCCCTCTGAGGAGTTTGTTCAACCAATCTGCATCCATCAGCAGCTGAGCAG ATACCAACGTGGAGGAACAGAGGACCCTGCTGCCTTAGTAGTCCACATGAGCCCTGAGTCTGTGCTGAAAACAGATGAATACAAGCAATGGATGGAAAG GTTTCCATCTACCACGGAGCACCTGATCCTGAATGAGCAAGTTTGCACTGTTCACAACGTCAGGAGCCACAAGATTCAAACTCAGCTCAATCTGATTCATCCAGAGATATTTCCAGAGCTCCAGCACTATAAAACAGGG GAGACCCAGGCTGCCCTGCATGTCCCCAATGTCAGAGCCGAGTGTCTTCTGAAGTTCCAGCTCAGACCCAAGATTGAATGGCAAAG AGATGCCATCCCCACTTGTGACACTGAAGAGTTTGTGAAAGAGGCTGCGGAGGCACCTAACTTCCTTCAAGAAGTGGAGGAGTGCAAGCGGTTCCGTGCGACTGATGCTGCAGTGCTGTCTG GGCGAGCAGAAAAATACCCAGAGGTGGTCTTTTTAGGAACTGGATCGGCTCTTCCTATGAAGATCAGGAACGTTAGTGGCAACTTGGTCAACATCAG TGCCACTCAGTCAGTGCTGCTGGACTGTGGAGAGGGCACCTTTGGCCAGCTGTGCCGACACTATGGGGACCGTGTGGACGAGACACTGGCAAAGATCTCAACCGTCTTCATCTCTCACATGCACGCGGACCATCACACA GGATTGTTGAGTTTGCTGTTTCAAAGAGAGAGAGCCTTG GCAACTCTTGGGAAAGCCTTCAGCCCCATCTATCTGATAGCACCTGTCCAGATGATGACCTGGCTCAACCAGTACCACGACCACTGTGAGGAGATCCTCAGCCATGTCAA CATTGTCCCTAGCAAAGTCATGTGTGAGGGGGCTGAGGTGTCCACGTTCAAAACCAAGGCATTCATCCAAGCACTGCTGAAGAAATCTGATTTAGCAAAG TTCCAGACTTGTCCGGTGCGTCACTGTAAGAATGCCTTTGCCTGCAGCATCACTCATCAGTCTGGCTGGCAGCTGGTCTTCTCTGGGGACACAATGCCCTGCGATGCCCTCGCACATATGG GAAAGAATGCAACTTTACTTATTCATGAAGCCACATTGGAAGATGGATTGGAGGACGAGGCTGTGGAGAAGAGACATAG TACCACCTCCCAGGCCATCGGTATTGGCATGAAGATGAATGCTGAGTTCATCATGCTGAACCACTTCAGCCAGCGCTATGCCAAGATCCCCCTCTTCAGTGAGGACTTCAACGACAGAGTGGGAATATCTTTTGACCACATGAGG ATTCGGTTTGGAGACTTTAGAATCCTCCCCAGACTCATCCCGCCCCTCAAAGCCCTGTTTGCCGAGGagattggagagatggaggagaggagagggaggagggagcttAAACAGATGAAAGGAGTCATTGCTGAAAGCAACGAAGAGCAGAGGACACCCAATGAAGGCGAGACAGGCAAAGGTGCCAAACGAGAGCCAGAGGAACCAACACAGGACGTGGGAAGTAAGAGACTCAAAACAAACTAA